The sequence AAGTTCTGACTGGCTTGATGCTTGGGGAAAATTGGAAAGAGGAGAATGGGGATTAGACAATTTGGAAATTACAGTTGAGCCGACTCAGGAATTTGAAAAGATTCTCCGTGTTTATTATCCGGCTCATTCCGCTAGCCCAACCGTGGCGAGAAAGGGATTTCCTTTAGGAGGCGCACAGTTTTACGGAACTTTAAATCTACCGCCTCAAGACGCACTTCTCTTGAGTTATTACGTTCGTTTCCCGAACCATTTTCAGTTTGTTAAAGGCGGAAAGTTACCAGGATTATTTGGGGGTCAAGGAAATAGTGGCGGTGAGATTCCAGATGGAAGCGATGGTTTTTCAACTCGTTATATGTGGCGTGAACAAGGGAAGGGAGAAATTTATGCCTATCTACCAACCAGTCAAAACTATGGGACTTCAATTGGTCGCGGTCGTTGGCGGTTTCAGCGCAATCAATGGTATCACTTACAGCAAAAAATTATCTTAAACCAACCGCATCAAGCTAATGGGGTTATACAAGTTTGGG comes from Halothece sp. PCC 7418 and encodes:
- a CDS encoding polysaccharide lyase — encoded protein: MNKITEIFNHCQRKLNVLRWHQVILLFVFSSLLFLLLGHCEQLGFSQTKQELWSSQFKSSDWLDAWGKLERGEWGLDNLEITVEPTQEFEKILRVYYPAHSASPTVARKGFPLGGAQFYGTLNLPPQDALLLSYYVRFPNHFQFVKGGKLPGLFGGQGNSGGEIPDGSDGFSTRYMWREQGKGEIYAYLPTSQNYGTSIGRGRWRFQRNQWYHLQQKIILNQPHQANGVIQVWVNGKEVIHQKDVIFRTTDELKIDGILFSTFFGGGDSSWATPEDTYADFADFSVAVVESDD